The region GGCCCTCGCCTGTTCGCGCGCACGGGCCAGATCCGCCGCCGCGCGGCGGCGTTTCTTCAGCGAGCGCCGCATGAAGCGCAACAAACGTCCGCCGCGTTGCGCACGTGCGCGCCAGGACGGCGCCGGCACCGCGATCGTCCCCTGGCTGCCGCCGAGCAAGGCGTTGATCGCCGCCGGCGCGATGCCGTAAGCGTCATGCCCCTCCCATTGGATCAACGACGCCTCCAGATAGACCCGGCCGTGATGCAGGCTGGCGTGGGCGACGCCGGGCAATACCCGATAGCCGCCGAGTTCGTAACCGAGCGTCAGCATGCGGTCCGCGGCGATCGCGTACAGCGACCAGTCCATCGCCGACAGCGGCTCGGGCAGGATTTCCTTGGTGTTGCCGCGCGTCCACAGGCTCGGTTGTTGCGACAGCGCCGGATAGGTATGGCGCGCGCTCGCCGTGACCGGTCGTGCCTGCACGATCCAGAAACGTTCGCCGTCCCAGACCCATTCGACATCGAAGCGCGGCCGGGCGAAATCGAGCGCAACCGCGGCGTCGCGCGCGAGCGCGGCGATCTCCACCGCGCCCGCCGGGGTCAGCACCGCGCGTTGCGCCAACTCGCGCGGGGTCTCGGACAATTCCGTGCCGCCGTCGGCGCGTTCGCGCGACTGTTGGCGCTTGGCGCCGACGCGTTGCTCGATCAGCTCCAGGCCGTCGTCGATGCGCCGCACTTGCAGGCGGTACTCGTCGACGTCGGCATGGCCGCCGACCAGGGCTTCGCCGAGCCCCCAATGCGCATTGATCAGCACACGGTCGTCGCGGCCGGACAGCGGGTCGCAGGTGAACACCACGCCGGAAGCGACCGCCGGCAACAGCGGCATGATCACCACCGCCATCGCCGTGTCGTCGGCCGCGAAGCCGAAACGTTCGCGATAAGCGACCGCCGCGGGCTCGCGCGCCGAATCCCACACCGAGACGATCGCGGCGGCGAGCGCCTGCGCACCCCGGACGTTGAGGCAGGAACGATGCAGGCCGGCGAACGAAGCGCGCGCCGAATCCTCCTGCGGCGCCGACGAACGCACCGCAAGCGGACGTTCGCTCCAACCGCGGGTGTGCAATTCATCGAGGATGCGTGCCAGCAGCTCCGGCGGCACCGAGCCGTCGGCGGCCCGTTCGCGGCTGGCCGTGGCGGCGATCACCAGCCCGTCCGGCACCGGCAATCCCAGCTTCGCCATCCGGCCGAGTTGCCAAGCCTTGCCGCCGGCCTGCGCAGGCCCGGCCTCGGCCGCGGCCGGCCAGTCCAGCAACGAGGCGCTCATCGCGGCTTCCGCGAGCCGACCGGGCGGCTCGCGCCATGCACGAAGACATCGACGATCGCGGCGAATTCGTTTTCCAGATCGCCGTCCGCGCTAGCCAGCCAGCGCATCAGCGCGGCGAGATGCAGATGCTGCAACAAGCTCGCCAGATGCGCCGGCGACAGGTCGTCGCGCAGTTCGCCGCTGCCCTGCCCGGCGGCGATCAAGGCCTCGAACAAACGCTCCATGCCGCTGCGTTCGCCATCGTCGTCGCGCGCACGCGCCGCGGCGTCGACCTGCCGGAAACGGAAGCGCAGGTAGTGCGGCAGATACGCGCGTCGCCCCTGGTACCACTGCGCCGAGGCCTCCAGCCAGCGCGACAGGCCCGAAACGAAGCCGGCGGGCTCGCCGAGGCTGGCGCCCCGCCCCTTCATGGCGCCCATGGCCGAGGCCAGCTCGCCATGGAACTGATGCGCCAGCAAGGCCTCCTTGACCGGAAAGTGGTTGTAGAGCGTGCCCTTCGCCACGTCGGCGGCCTCGGCGATCTGCTCCATCGTCACCGCCTCGAAGCCACGCGCCTCGAACAACCCGAACGCGGTCGCGGCGAGATGGTCGAGCGTCTGGTTGCGCTTGCGCTCGCGGCGGCCGGCCTCGGGGGCCGGCTGGGGCTGGGGCTGGGGCTGGGGCTGGGGCTGGGGCTGGGGCTGGGGCTTGGACTGCGATCTGGGAACCGGCATGAGCTTTTGCCTTGGTGGACCAAGATCAATTTTATACATCGTTCAATTTTAGTGGCAAGTGCTTTGCGCCCTCCCCGCCGATCCCACCCGCCCCCAGGCCGCCGACAGCGAACGCCTCGCTCAGGAGCGCGAGCGCATATCGTCCAGCACTGGCACCAGAGCCAAGGTCATCAACAGGACAGCGAGCGGGATCGTGGCGCTGAAACCGATCCGGCTGAACCCGACCGCCCCGATCACGCCGCCGACGAAGAACGCGGCGACCAGAATGGCCAGGGTCCTGAGCTTGCGAGGATTCGCCGTCACTCGAGGGACGCTTTCGCTGTCCGGGGTGCGGTTCCAATACAGGAACTTGCCCAGCTCGATGCCGAGGTCGGTGATCATGCCGGTGACGTGGGTCGTGCGGATTTCCGCGCGCGACAACTTGGTGATCATGGCGTTCTGCAGGCCCATGATGAAACACAGCACCATCACCGTGACCGACACGAACAACAATTGCCGTCCTTGCAGGTTGCCGCCCAACAGACCGAACGCAAGCAAGAGGCCGGCCTCGATCAACAACGGCAGGGCGAACTCGCTGTGCAGCCGACGGCGGCGTCCCCAATTGATCAGGATCGCCGAACAAGCGGCGCCGGCGACGAAAGACAGCAACGCGCCAAGACCGTCGAGCACCAGGCCCAGACTGCCGAGCGCGAGGTCGTCGGCCATCGCCGACAAAATGCCGGACATGTGCGAGGTGTATTGCTTCACCGCGAGGAAACCGCCGGCGTTGACCGCGCCGGCAACGAAGGCGAGGTAGTACGCGAGGTGACGGTCGGCGCCCGGGAGGCGCTCCTTGGCGGTCAGGTTACGGAGATAAGCGATAGGCATTCGGCCCTCTGCACAACCGCGCCGGCGAATCGCGACGGCCTGCATTATCGCTTGCGCGCGGCGCGGCGGCGCGCAAGCGTAGCTAGCCGGCCGCCTGGTACTCGTCCGGCAGTTGCGCCGCCAGCGCATGGCGGGCGTAGCTCGCCGCACCGAGCAAGCCCGCATGCGGGTGGGTGACCGCCAGCACCGGCACGGCCGCCATGACCGGCGAGAAGCGTCCCTTGTGCTCGAAGCGTTGGCGGAACCCGGAGCATTGCAACGAGTGCAGCATCTTCGGCACCAGCCCTCCAGCCAGGAACACGCCGTCCCAGGCGCCCAAGGTCAGCACCAGGTCGCCGGCGACGGCGCCGAACGCCGCACAGAAGATGTCGATTGCGCGCAGACAACGCGCATCGCCCTCGGCCGCCATCGCGGTGATGTCGCACGGCTGCAGCCGACCGGGATCGGTCTGGGCGATCTGGCTCAAGGCGCGATGGATGTTGACCAGGCCCGGGCCCGAGATCAGTCTTTCGTTCGACACCCGGCCGAACTCCTTCGACAGGTATTTGAGGATCTGGATTTCCTCCGGCGTTCCCGGCGCGAAGCTGATGTGGCCGCCTTCGGTCTCGAGCGGGTGACAGCATCCGTCGCGGACGATCAACCCGCCCACGCCGAGCCCGGTGCCCGGCCCGAGCACGGCGTAGTTGCGCGCCTGTCGCAGGTCGTCGGGCTGCCAATCGGCGCCGCCGATGCTGACCGCGTCGTCGGGCTGGTACAGTCCGATCGCCATCGCCTGCGCGGTGAAATCGTTGATCAACGACAAACGCTCGAAGTTCAGCATCGCCCGGGTGCGTTCGGTGGAAATCACCCAGGGATGGTTGGTGATGCGCGCCTCCTGCCCGGCGACGCGGCCGGCGACCGCGAACACGCCGCTACCGGCGCTCGCCTCGACTTGCGCCAGATAGTGCTGGGCCGCATGGCCGAGCGAAGGGAAATCGACGACCGCGTACTCACGCACGCTGTCGAGCCGGACCGCCGTCGACCGGTCCGCATCGCACAGCGCGAAGCGCGCATTGGTTCCGCCGACATCGGCCAGCAGGATATTCATGGCCATCAGCGTCCGTCGACCGGAGTGAAACGGATGGCCTGCCCGCCGCCCGGCGCCAAGCGGATCGACAGCACCTCGCCCCGACGCACGTCCCTGCTCTCGCGCGCGAACGAAAAGCGCTCGTCCTTCCAGTGGGCATCGGCGCCGTCGCGGTAGATCTCGGCGCGATAGGTCTTGCCGGCATCGAGGAAATCGAGCGGCACCTTCAAGGTGCGTGCGTTCTCGTCGGAAATGCTGCCGAGAAACCAGTCGTCGCCGCCGCGCTGCTTGCGCGCCACGGTCGCGTAATCGCCGACTTCGCCGTTGAGCACACGCGTATCCGACCAATCCACCGCCACGTCCTTGATGAACTGGAACGCGTCCGGATAGCGCTCGTAGTGCTCGGGCAGGTCCGGCACCATCTGAATCGGGCTGTACAGCACGACGTACAGCGCCAGTTGCTTGGCCAGGGTGCTCTGAATCGGCATGCCCTTGGCGCCGCTCAGGCTGAGGATGCCCGGGGTGAAATCCATCGGCCCGGCGAGCAAGCGGGTGAACACCAGATTGGCCTCGTGCTCGGGGGGATTCGGCGGCTTGCCCCAGGCGTTGTACTCCATGCCGCGCGCGCCCTCGTTGGAAATCCAGTTCGGGTAAGTCCTGCGCAGGCCGGTGCTCTTGATCGGTTCGTGCGCGTTGATCGCGATATGGTGCTTGGCCGCTTCCGATACGACCTTCAGATGATGGCGCGCCATGTCCTGGCCTTCGTGCCAGGCGCGACGCAGCTTGCCGTCGGCGCCGCGGAGCTGGATATCGCCGGCATCGGCTACATAGCCGGTCTTGACCGCGTTCACGCCCATACGCTGATACAAGGCCAGTGCCGCATCCAATTGCGATTCGTAACGGGCGACGTTGCCGGCGGTTTCATGATGGCCGATCAACTGCACGCCCTTGGACTTCGCGTACGCGCTGAGCTTGGGCAGATCGAAGTCGGGGTAGGAACGGGTGAAATCGAACTCGCCGCCGTCGCCGAACCAGTGCCCGTCCCAGCCCAGGTTCCAACCTTCCACCAGCACGCCCTTGAAGCCGTTCTTCGCGGCGAAATCGATATGGCGAATCACGTTCTCGTTGGTCGCGCCATGCCGCGGCCCGGAGGACCAGGTCTTGCTGTCCAGATGCATCTCCCACCAGACCCCGGCGTACTTCATCGGCTTGAACCAGGACACGTCGCCAAGCTTGTTCGGCTCGTTGAGGTTGAGGATCAGACTCGACATCGCCAGGCCACTGGCATCGTCGGCCACTTGGACCGTACGCCACGGCGTATGGAACGGGGCCAGGCGAACGACCTTGCCCACGCCCTCGCCCGGTGTCAGCACGCTTTTGAGCCGGCGGCCGTCCACCCGCACCAGGTTCATGCCCGAGTAGTCGACCAGGGCCGCCTCGTGGATCGAGACATGGGTCCCGTCGGCCAACTTCGCCGTGACCGGGGTCTGGGCGAAGCCGATCGCCTCGATGGGCGTGCGGTGATACAGGTACTCCTCGCGATTCCATTCGCCCGCCGGGATCCACCAGGCCGTGCCTTCATGGGCCAGATTGAACTCGGTCAGCTCTTCCTCGATCACGACCGGCTCCGGCCCCTGCTCGGGGAACTCGTAACGGAACCCGAGGCCGTCCTCGTACAGGCGGAAGACCACATCGAACCTGCGTTTCGCCCCCAGGGTCTCGCCGATCGCCACGCGCAGTTCGTTGTAGCGGTTGCGCACGAACTGGCGCTCGCCCCAGGGCTGCTCCCAGGTGTCGTCGTGCGGACTCGTGCTTTTACTCACGAAGGCGAGGTTGCGCTCCAGACGCCCGTTGCCGAGCAACATGCCCAGACGCGAGTCGGCGATCAACGCGACTCCTTTGCGGTCGACGCGATAACTGAGTTTGCCCTCGTCTTCGACGACGACACTGACCCGCAGACTGCCGTCGGGCGATTGCGCCTCGGCGACGGTCGCTGCGCGCGCGGGCTCGAAAGGCGCCAGGAACAGTGCCCACAGCGACAGCGCTGCCGCCATCGCGCAGCGCTGCCGCCGGAATGAAACGAACATGGTTTTCATCGGGGAAAGACTCCGTTCGACGGTCAAAAGGCCACTCGCACGCCCAGCTCGAAACGCCGCGCATAGGGCTCGTAGAAGGTGGTGAAGCGCTTGTCCATCGCGTAGGTATGCTCTTCTTCCTCGGTAATGTTGTAGATCTGCAGAAAGGCGGTGACCGCATCATTGAACTGATAGCTGCCGCTGAAGTCCAGGAAGCCCGAGGCGGCGGTGGTCGCCGGGGTGTTGACCGGCCCGCACACCGAGCAGGCGACGTACTTGTCGCGGTACGAGTACGACAGCCGCGCCGCTATCGGCCCCTTCTCGTAGATGGCCTGCAGGTTGAGGGTGTTCCTCGACACGCCGTCGAGCGTGGTGGTCTTGCGCGCGCCGTTGATCGTCACCTCGGCCTTGCTGTCGACGTAGGTGTAGTTGATCTGCCCGCCGAAACCGCTGGGAAACATGTATTGGTAGGCCGCTTCCAGGCCCTTGAGCTTGGCCGTGTCGCCGTTGAGCGGCGCGGTCACCTGGAAGGTCTGGCCCAGGATCGTCTCCGGGAACAGGCCGGAGGTGATGAAGCCGTCGATGTTCTTGTAGAACGCCGCGACCGAAGCCGCCGCGCCCTCGTCGCCGTACCACTCCAACGAGAGGTCGAAAGCATCGGAGCGGATCGCTTCCAGCGTCGGGTTGCCGTTGCGGGTCACCCGCGGCGGATAGCTGCTGATCTCGTAGTTCACGTCGACGCCGAGTTGCAGGAAGGTCGGCCGGGTGATGGCACGGGAGGCGGCGGCGCGCAGTTGCAGGCGGTCGTTGAAACGATAAGTGAAATTGGCCGACGGCAGCCAGTCGTCGTAGTTGTGGTCGACGTCCACCGGGTGCACGTCCGAGAAGGTCGGCGTGTAGTTGGTGCTGTTCGGGATCGGCATCAAGGCCAGCAGCTCCTGAGTATGCCCCTTCGAGACCAGGTCGGTGCGCACATAACGCACGCCGACGTTGCCGTCCCAACGCTCGCCGCTGAAATTGGCCTGCAGATAGGCGCCGTACTGATCTTCTTCGATCAGCGACGACGAACGCTGCTGCAAGCGCGGGGCGATGGTTGCGTTGAAGTAATCCTGCCCGCGCAGTTTGATCGCCGCCGCGAACAAGGCGTTCGCGTCCAGGGCCGGCCAGCGGTTGCGGCCGCCGACCAGGCCGGCGCGGTATCCGCCGTCCGGGAACGGTACGACGGCGTCGATGCCGGCTTCGCCGAGGGTATCGCCGAAGCCGCAATAACCGCAGCCGCTCGGCGAGGCGTAGTACTGCTTGTCCTTCTGCCGGCTCGAGTAGAACAAGCCGCCTTCCAACACCACCATCACATCACCGAAGTAAGTGGTGTAGTCCAGATCCACGCGCGTCGAGAACGCCTCGTCGCGGGTCGACTCGCCCTTCGGCTCCATGAAGTGCAGGCCGATTTCGTCGTTGCTGACGTCCAGGCAGCTGCGCCCGTCCGGCAGTACGCAAGTCACGCTCGGCACCGGGCTGGTCGCCTCGTAGTGATAGCGTCCGCCATTGACGCCGGCAACGGTGAAATAGCTCTTGCCGCTGTTCGGGCGGTCCGCGACCGAATAGGCCAGATCGAACACGGCGGTCAGCTTGTCGGTCGCATGGAAGCGGGTGTTCCAGCCCACCTGGTACAGGTCGACCTTGCGCTCCTTGCTGTCGGTGCCGATCTCCAGCGGGGTGTTGTCGAGATCGAAGGAAGTGATCAGATAGCGATTAACGCCGCCGCCGTTCCACGGCGCCAGGGTCGCATTGGCGAAGCGTCCCCAACCGTCGTTGCTGTAGAAATTGACGTTGTAGGAGTAACTGGTCTCGGGCGTGTCGTAGCGCGAATAGAACGCATCGACGGTGCTCTTCAGGCGATCGTTCGGCTCCCAGGTCAGCCCGCCGACCCAGCTCAGGCGCTCGCGGTCGCCGGTCTTGACTTGATAGGAAACGATGCCCGGGAACGCGCCGCGTCCGTCGACCCGATCGTTGCGCACGCCGTCGCCGTTGGAGTCGGTGGTCTCGGTGCTGCGCGCGAAACTCTCGAACGTGTCCGAGCGCCACTTGCGCTTGTAGTAGTACAGCCCGCCGAAGACGCCGACGGTATTGTCCTTGAAGGTGTCGCTGGCGACGAAACCCAGGCGCGGGGTCGTATCCGACGAGGCCTCGTCGTACAGACCGCTGAACGAGCCGTTGAAGTGCAGTCCCGGCCGCGACATCGGATCGAAAGTCGACAGCTCGACCAGTCCGCCGATGCTGCCTTCGATCTGCGATGCGGTCGGCGACTTGTAGACCGTCACCCGGCTCAAGGCTTCCGCAGGCATCACGTCGAAACTGAAATCGCGACCGGCGTTGTCGGTGGCGAGGACGCGGCCGTTGAAAGTGGTCAGGTTGAACTGGCTGTTCAAGCCGCGGATCGAAACGAAACGGCCTTCGCCGCCGGAGGTGCGGATGATCTGCACGCCGGTCACGCGTTGCAGCGCATCGGCGATGTTGGCGTCGGGAAACTTGCCGACGTCTTCGGCGCTGATCGTGTCGCTGATGGATTTTTCTTCCTTCTTGCGATCGGACGAACGCTCCAGGCTGCCGCGAATACCGACCACTTCGATCCGGTCCAGGTCGGTGACGTCCGGAACCGCGGTCGGTTCGGTCGCGTTGCCGGCGGCGGTTTCGACCGGCGAGTTCTGGGCGTGCGCCCGCTGGCTCATGGATGCGATGCCCAACAGGCAGGCTGCGGCCAAAGCCGCCAACTTCGGTGTCTCGCTCATCGGTGTTGCCTCCCGCCGCCGATATGACAGCGCTGTCATATCGGACACTAGTGCAGGAAATTTGTGTGATGCAATCGCCGAAAGCCAGTGTGCTGTTTCATCACAAAACACCTGAAAACTAAGCACATTCCTGACCTTGATGCGCCGATCGACGAGAACCCATGAAATTGCATTCGCAACGGTCGAGACTGGCCAAGATCGATCCGCGCTTGGGCAGCCGCACCGCGTTGCAGAAACCTCGCCTGCCCCTTGGTTTCTTCCTCCGAATCAAACGTTTGCACTCCAGCCATGGTCCGGCTGGTAATTCGCGCGAGCGTCGAGTTGGGGCCGGGCACCAGCGGCGGATGCGGGTGCACTCGCGGTTGCATCCGCTGCTACGACGGCCAGAGGCTGTCGGACAAAGGACGGCCGCGCCCGCCGGCAGGCGGCCGCGAATTGCTGCAAGTGCACAACCAGCTTGCGCGGACACACACTTTTGACGCCGCCGACGGCCGCGCGAATGCGACCGTCGGACGCATCGGCGCCGGCGGCGCGGCGGTGTGCGGCCGGCCCGTTGCATCGATCGTCGGCGCCGTACAGCACAGTCGCGGGACTGCGACCGCTGCCGCCGAACCGCCGCGCTGCCCTACCCGCTGCGGAGATTCCGCCCTTGAATCACTCAGACGATGCCGCGCCAGGGGACGAGAAATTGCGACAGGAAGACATCGCCCAGGAGGCCGGCGTTTCGATCTCGGCGGTGTCGCGCGCCTTGAATGGCGGCGCGCGCGTGAATGGCGAAACTCGCCCGATGATCATCGGCCTGGCCGAGCCTGCCCGGTATGCCGCGCCCGGCCGTCGGCGCGCTCGACCGGCGCGATGCGCACGCCGGCACGCCACGGCCTGCGCATTCCCGAAGACGGGGCCGTGGTCGGTTACGACGATGTCGAGATCTCCGCCTCGCTCACGACCACCCGCCAAGACCCGGTTAAGGCCGGCCGCCTATTGTTCGCGAAAGCGCTGTTGGCCCACGAGGGACACGAACCCACCTCGGAGCGCCTGCCGACCGAACTGATCGTG is a window of Lysobacter antibioticus DNA encoding:
- a CDS encoding substrate-binding domain-containing protein translates to MATGRHRPGGRRFDLGGVARLEWRRAREWRNSPDDHRPGRACPVCRARPSARSTGAMRTPARHGLRIPEDGAVVGYDDVEISASLTTTRQDPVKAGRLLFAKALLAHEGHEPTSERLPTELIVRESCGA
- a CDS encoding glycoside hydrolase family 97 protein, which produces MFVSFRRQRCAMAAALSLWALFLAPFEPARAATVAEAQSPDGSLRVSVVVEDEGKLSYRVDRKGVALIADSRLGMLLGNGRLERNLAFVSKSTSPHDDTWEQPWGERQFVRNRYNELRVAIGETLGAKRRFDVVFRLYEDGLGFRYEFPEQGPEPVVIEEELTEFNLAHEGTAWWIPAGEWNREEYLYHRTPIEAIGFAQTPVTAKLADGTHVSIHEAALVDYSGMNLVRVDGRRLKSVLTPGEGVGKVVRLAPFHTPWRTVQVADDASGLAMSSLILNLNEPNKLGDVSWFKPMKYAGVWWEMHLDSKTWSSGPRHGATNENVIRHIDFAAKNGFKGVLVEGWNLGWDGHWFGDGGEFDFTRSYPDFDLPKLSAYAKSKGVQLIGHHETAGNVARYESQLDAALALYQRMGVNAVKTGYVADAGDIQLRGADGKLRRAWHEGQDMARHHLKVVSEAAKHHIAINAHEPIKSTGLRRTYPNWISNEGARGMEYNAWGKPPNPPEHEANLVFTRLLAGPMDFTPGILSLSGAKGMPIQSTLAKQLALYVVLYSPIQMVPDLPEHYERYPDAFQFIKDVAVDWSDTRVLNGEVGDYATVARKQRGGDDWFLGSISDENARTLKVPLDFLDAGKTYRAEIYRDGADAHWKDERFSFARESRDVRRGEVLSIRLAPGGGQAIRFTPVDGR
- a CDS encoding TonB-dependent receptor, with the protein product MSETPKLAALAAACLLGIASMSQRAHAQNSPVETAAGNATEPTAVPDVTDLDRIEVVGIRGSLERSSDRKKEEKSISDTISAEDVGKFPDANIADALQRVTGVQIIRTSGGEGRFVSIRGLNSQFNLTTFNGRVLATDNAGRDFSFDVMPAEALSRVTVYKSPTASQIEGSIGGLVELSTFDPMSRPGLHFNGSFSGLYDEASSDTTPRLGFVASDTFKDNTVGVFGGLYYYKRKWRSDTFESFARSTETTDSNGDGVRNDRVDGRGAFPGIVSYQVKTGDRERLSWVGGLTWEPNDRLKSTVDAFYSRYDTPETSYSYNVNFYSNDGWGRFANATLAPWNGGGVNRYLITSFDLDNTPLEIGTDSKERKVDLYQVGWNTRFHATDKLTAVFDLAYSVADRPNSGKSYFTVAGVNGGRYHYEATSPVPSVTCVLPDGRSCLDVSNDEIGLHFMEPKGESTRDEAFSTRVDLDYTTYFGDVMVVLEGGLFYSSRQKDKQYYASPSGCGYCGFGDTLGEAGIDAVVPFPDGGYRAGLVGGRNRWPALDANALFAAAIKLRGQDYFNATIAPRLQQRSSSLIEEDQYGAYLQANFSGERWDGNVGVRYVRTDLVSKGHTQELLALMPIPNSTNYTPTFSDVHPVDVDHNYDDWLPSANFTYRFNDRLQLRAAASRAITRPTFLQLGVDVNYEISSYPPRVTRNGNPTLEAIRSDAFDLSLEWYGDEGAAASVAAFYKNIDGFITSGLFPETILGQTFQVTAPLNGDTAKLKGLEAAYQYMFPSGFGGQINYTYVDSKAEVTINGARKTTTLDGVSRNTLNLQAIYEKGPIAARLSYSYRDKYVACSVCGPVNTPATTAASGFLDFSGSYQFNDAVTAFLQIYNITEEEEHTYAMDKRFTTFYEPYARRFELGVRVAF
- the glk gene encoding glucokinase — encoded protein: MAMNILLADVGGTNARFALCDADRSTAVRLDSVREYAVVDFPSLGHAAQHYLAQVEASAGSGVFAVAGRVAGQEARITNHPWVISTERTRAMLNFERLSLINDFTAQAMAIGLYQPDDAVSIGGADWQPDDLRQARNYAVLGPGTGLGVGGLIVRDGCCHPLETEGGHISFAPGTPEEIQILKYLSKEFGRVSNERLISGPGLVNIHRALSQIAQTDPGRLQPCDITAMAAEGDARCLRAIDIFCAAFGAVAGDLVLTLGAWDGVFLAGGLVPKMLHSLQCSGFRQRFEHKGRFSPVMAAVPVLAVTHPHAGLLGAASYARHALAAQLPDEYQAAG
- a CDS encoding TetR/AcrR family transcriptional regulator, which translates into the protein MPVPRSQSKPQPQPQPQPQPQPQPQPAPEAGRRERKRNQTLDHLAATAFGLFEARGFEAVTMEQIAEAADVAKGTLYNHFPVKEALLAHQFHGELASAMGAMKGRGASLGEPAGFVSGLSRWLEASAQWYQGRRAYLPHYLRFRFRQVDAAARARDDDGERSGMERLFEALIAAGQGSGELRDDLSPAHLASLLQHLHLAALMRWLASADGDLENEFAAIVDVFVHGASRPVGSRKPR
- a CDS encoding PEP/pyruvate-binding domain-containing protein; translation: MSASLLDWPAAAEAGPAQAGGKAWQLGRMAKLGLPVPDGLVIAATASRERAADGSVPPELLARILDELHTRGWSERPLAVRSSAPQEDSARASFAGLHRSCLNVRGAQALAAAIVSVWDSAREPAAVAYRERFGFAADDTAMAVVIMPLLPAVASGVVFTCDPLSGRDDRVLINAHWGLGEALVGGHADVDEYRLQVRRIDDGLELIEQRVGAKRQQSRERADGGTELSETPRELAQRAVLTPAGAVEIAALARDAAVALDFARPRFDVEWVWDGERFWIVQARPVTASARHTYPALSQQPSLWTRGNTKEILPEPLSAMDWSLYAIAADRMLTLGYELGGYRVLPGVAHASLHHGRVYLEASLIQWEGHDAYGIAPAAINALLGGSQGTIAVPAPSWRARAQRGGRLLRFMRRSLKKRRRAAADLARAREQARAWREQELSQGNRGLAALLRQRVAQVRASDELFFLQGSAGGTLTTLVDLVDKRCPGEGQALTAALMAGGEASVTAQQGYDLIALAQVAAGDEAALAWLRGAGRDSAQWSAQLPQSSAFRREFAGFLERYGHRAVAESYLRQPRWREQPAYLLDVVSSLVGRDAQALRQRQREISAQAWQRLSACTPAWLRPLIRHLLRSAIVDCNQREAARSALMAYFEAIRRLAMKLGERLSGDGGFAQADEVFDLTAEELCAVAEGRLGLRHAKARADERRAMRLHWAATAEPEVVIEHGELAAVAAASAATATQDAHGTFWSGTPIGAGRAHGRARIVRDPREAAALETGDVLIAPSTDPAWTPLFLRAGALVMETGGYLSHGAIVAREFGIPAVANLPGILGELSDGERIEVDGHRGRVRRLRD